The DNA segment GTGGCCTACGGCACGCCCTCCGTGGGCGCGGTCGGCACCGGGCCCTTCAAGTTCGTCGAGTGGGTCGAGGGCGAGCGCATCGTCCTCGAGCGCAACGACGACTACTGGGGCGGCCCTGCCCAGGTCGAGCAGGTCGTGTTCCGCGGCATCCCCGAGCCGACGGCTCGCCTCGCCGAGCTGCAGGCAGGCACCATCGACATCGCCGTGCTGCTGTCGGCCGACGACCTGGCGACGATCGAGAACGACCCGAACCTCAAGGCCGTGATCCCCGAGACCGAGCTGAACGTCGGCTACATCGCCATGCACCAGGCGACCGAGCCCCTCGACAACCCGCTCGTCCGCCAGGCGATCGCCCACGCCATCGACCGCGACGCGATCATCGAGGCGTTCTACGGCGGTCTCGGCGTGCCGGCGCAGGGCTTCATCCCCTCGACGATGTTCGGTCAGCCCGAGCCGTGGCCGTACGACTACGACCCCGAGCGCGCCCGCGAGCTCCTGGCCGAGGCCGGATACCCCGACGGGTTCTCGGTCGACTTCTGGTACATGCCGGTGAGCCGGCCCTACTACCCGGCGCCGCAGCCGATCGCCGAGACCATCGCCAGCTACCTGGCCGAGGTGGGCATCGAGGCCAACCTGCAGACCGAGGACTGGACGACGTACCTCGCCGACTACCAGACCGGCAAGTTCCCCATGTACATGCTGGGCTGGAACGCCGACTACGCCGACCCCGACAACTTCCTCATGACGTTCTTCGGGCCCACGGCCCCGAACGACCTGGGCTGGGACGACGCGGAGGTCCGCGACATGCTCCAGCAGGCCCGCCAGGTCGCCGACCCCGACGTGCGCGCCGCCCTCTACTCCGAGGTCGGCAACGCCGTCGCCGAGGCCGTCCCCTCGATCCCGTTCGCGCACAACCGCACGCTGAACGCCGTGCGCGCGAACATCGACGGCTGGATCGCCAGCCCGCTCGGCTACTCGTCGGTGAGCCTGCACTCCGTCTCGAAGGCCGAGTAAGTCACTAGCCAAGCGCGGCCGGGCAGCCCCTTCCTGGGGCGCCCGGCCGCCGTCCGCCCTCACGGGAGAAGGCGTACTTGACGGCCTACCTGCTGCGCCGCGTGCTGGGCCTCGTGCCCGTGCTCATCGGCGTGACCCTGCTCATCTTCTTCCTCACGCGCGTCATCCCCGGCGACCCGGCGACGGCCATGCTGGGCCAGCGCGCGGCGCCCAACCTCGTGCAGCGCCTGCGCACCGACCTGGGGCTCGACCGCCCCCTGTTCGTCAACCTCCAGAAGGCGCAGGAGACTGGCGACTGGCGCGACTTCTTCGACAGCCAGTACTTCTCTTTCATGGCGGGGCTGCTGAGGTTCGACCTCGGCCGCTCCATCTACACGCTCATCCCCATCACCGAGAGCCTGCGCCACCGCTTCGCGGCCACCTTCGAGCTGACGCTGGCGGCCATGGTCTTCGCCGTGGCCATTGGGGTGCCCGCGGGCGTGTTCGCGGCCACGCGCCGCGGCACGCTCGCCGACACGGCGATGATGCTGCTCGCGCTCTCGGGCGTGTCGTTCCCCGTGTTCTGGCTGGCCATCATCATGATCTACGTCTTCTCGGTGACCCTCGGCTGGCTGCCGCCGTCCGGCCGCCTCTCGGTGGGCCTGTCGCTCGAGCCGGTCACGGGCATCTACGTCATCGACGCGCTGCTGCGCGGCCAGGGGAGGGCGGCCCTCGACGCCGCCAGGCACCTGGTCATGCCGGCGCTGGCGCTGGGCTCGATCCCGCTGGCCATCGTCGTGCGCATGACCCGGTCGGCGATGCTCGACGTGCTGGGCCAGGACTACGTGCGCACCGCCCGCTCGAAGGGCCTCAGCGAGCGCCGGGTGGTGCGCGTGCACGCGCTGCGCAACGCCCTGCTGCCCGTGGTGACGGTCATCGGGCTGTCGTTCGGCTCGCTGCTCTCCGGGGCGCTGCTGACCGAGACGGTGTTCAGCTGGCCGGGCATCGGCCGCTGGGTCTACGACGCGATCGCCGCCCGCGACTACCCGGTGATCCAGGGCGGGGTGCTGTTCGTGGCGGTGATGTTCGCGATCGTGAACCTGCTCGTGGACATGACCTACGCCCTCATCGACCCCAGGATCCAGTACGCGTGAGCGACGTCCCCGCCACCCCCGCGGTCGCCGTGGCGCCCAGCGTCAGGGGCCGCTCGCTGGCCACCGACGCGTTCCGCCGCTTCTTCAAGCACCCCACCGGCCTCGTGGGCCTCTTCATCGTGGGCTTCTTCGTGGCCGTCTCGCTGCTCGCGCCGGTGCTGCGCCCCTACGACCCCTCGAGCGACCGCGACCTGCGCGCGCGCCTCGACCCGCCCAGCGCCGAGCACTGGTTCGGCGCCGACGAGCTGGGGCGAGACCTGTTCACGCGCGTCTGGCACGGCGGCCGGATCAGCCTCCGCGTCGGGCTGCTGGCCGTGGCCTTCGCCGCCGTCACCGGCACCCTGCTGGGCCTCACCGCCGGCTACGTGGGCGGCTGGCTCGACACGTTCATCGTCTGGCTCATGGACATCGTGCTGGCGTTCCCTGGCGTCCTGCTGGCGATCGTGATCGTGGCGACGCTGGGCCCGAACCTCACGAACGCCCTCATCGCCATCGCCGTGACGCAGGTGCCCATCTACACGCGCATCGTGCGCTCGGTCGTGCTGTCGGTGCGCGAGACGGAGTACGTGCAGGCGGCCAAGGCGCTGGGCACCAACCCGCTGGGCGTCGTCCTCAAGCACGTGCTGCCCAACAGCCTCTCGCCGCTGATCGTGCAGCTCACGCTCTCGATAGGCACCGCGATCCTCGACGTGGCCGCCCTGGGGTTCCTGGGCCTGGGCGCCCAGCCTCCAGAGCCGGAGTGGGGCCTGATGATCCGCGACGGCTTCACGCAGTTCGTGCGGGCGCCGTGGATGTCGATATTCCCCGGCATCGCGATCTTCCTCTCCGTGGTGGGCTTCAACCTGCTGGGCGACGCGATCAGGGACGTGCTCGACCCGCGCCTCCGCGACGCCTGAGCCTTGCCGATGACGCCGCCTGGCGACCCCGTCACGCCGGTCCTCCGTCGACCGCTGCCGCTGCGGCCGCGCTTCGTGCGCCGCGTCTGGGGCGGGGGAGCCCTGCCGGACCTGCTGGGGAGCGGCGACCCGGCCGACGAGCCGGGTGCTGACCCCGTGGGCGAGGCGTGGCTGGCCGACGGGCCCAGTGTCGTGGCGAGCGGGCCCCTGGCCGGGGCGACGGTCGCGGAGCTCGCCGCCAAGCACGGCGCCGACCTGCTGGGGACCGTGCCGGTGGCGCGCTACGGCCGGCGGCTGTCGCTGCTGGTGAAGCTCCTCGACGCGTCCGCCGACCTCTCGGTCCAGGTGCACCCGGACGACGCGTACGCGCTGGAGCACGAGGCGGCGTCCGGCCACCTGGGCAAGACCGAGGCCTGGTACGTCCTGCGGTCCGCCCCCGGCGCGGCGGTGCTGCGCGGCTTCGCGCGCGACGTGACGCCGGACGAGGTGCGCGCCGCGGCGGAGGACGGCACGCTGACGCGCCTGCTGCGCCGCGTGCCGGTGCGCAAGGGCGACGTGGTGGTGAACCCGGCCGGCACGGTCCACGCCGTGGGGGCCGGCCTGCTCCTCTACGAGGTCCAGCAGTCGAGCGACCTCACCTACCGCCTCTTCGACTACGGGCGCGTGGACGCCTCCGGCGAGCCGCGCGAGCTCCACCTCGACCACGCCCTGGCCGTGGCCGACATGGCGGCGGCGCCGCCGTCGCTGCCGCGGCCGCCCGCGGCGTCACCGGGCCGCTGGCGGCGGCTGGTCGAGAGGCCGGAGTTCGTCCTCGACGCCGTGCTGCTGCGCCCCGGCGCGGACGCGGCGGGCGCGACGAGCCCCGCGAGCTGCCAGGTGCTCACGGCGGTCTCCGGGACGGCGACGCTGGCGGCGGGCGGCGAGGTGCTCCGCCTGGCGACCGGCGGCACGGCGCTACTGCCGGCGGCGCTGGGGTCCTACGAGCTCTCGGGGGACGGCGAGGTGCTGCGCGCGGCCGTCGCGTGAGGCGCTCCCGCCGGCGCGACGCAACCGGATACGCGGCCCTCGAGCGGCGCAAGGGTCGAGCGAAGCGGCCGCGCCCCACCCACGGGCGCGGCCGCGGCAGGCTCGTGGGGACAGAGGACTAGGCGCCGGGGACGGCCCCCGTGCCGGGCCTCTCGTCGGCGACGGGCGGCACGAAGGCGGGCGGCTGGCCCTCCTCCTCGACGAGCATGACGTCGAGCACCTCGCGGAAGCCGCTGACGGTGATGACCTCGAGGTCGGCGAGGATCGCCTCCGGCACCTCCTCGAGGTTCGCCTCGTTCTCCTTGGGCAGGATCACGGTCTTGATGCCGGCCTGGTGCGCCGCCAGGAGCTTCTCCTTCACGCCGCCGATGGGCAGCACCCGCCCGCGCAGCGTGATCTCGCCGGTCATGGCGACGTCGCCGCGGACCTTGCGGCCCGTGATGGCGCTGACGACCGCCGTGGCCATGGCGATGCCGGCGGAGGGGCCGTCCTTGGGCGTCGCGCCCTCGAGCACGTGGACGTGCAGGTCGTGCTTCTCGTGGAAGTCGGAGGGGATCCCGAACTCGTCGGCGTTGCGGCGCAGGTAGGCGATGCCGGCCTGGGCGCTCTCCTTCATGACGTCGCCGAGCTGGCCGGTGAGCGTGACGTTGCCCTTGCCCGGCATGACGACGGCCTCGATGTCGAGGGTCACGCCGCCCACCGACGTCCAGGCCAGGCCGTGCGACAGCCCCACCTGCGGCTCCTTCTCGGCCTTCTCGTCGCGGAACGGCGGGACGCCGAGGAGCTCGCGCACCTTGACCCTGTCGATGACGACCTTGTCCTCCCAGGGCTCGCTGAGGTAGGCCTTCGCCATCTTGCGCGCGGCCTTGGCGATGAGCCTGTCGAGGTTGCGCACTCCGGCCTCGCGCGTGTACTCGGTGACGATCCGCTCGATGGCGTCGTCGGTGAACTCCAGGCGCTCCTCGAGCCCGTGGTCCTTGAGCTGCCGCGGCACGCGGTAGCGCTTCGCGATCTCGAGCTTCTCGGGCAGCGTGTAGCCCGGGATCTGGATGACCTCCATGCGGTCGAGGAGCGGCCGCGGGATCGTGGCGAGCGTGTTCGCCGTCGTGATGAACATGACCTTCGAGAGGTCGTAGGGGATCTCGAGGTAGTGGTCGACGAAGTTGTTGTTCTGCTCGGGGTCTAGCACCTCGAGCAGGGCCGAGGACGGGTCGCCCCTGAAGTCGGCCGTCATCTTGTCGACCTCGTCGAGCAGGAAGACCGGGTTGATCGTCCCCGCGGTCTTCATGCCCTGGATGATGCGCCCCGGCAGGCTGCCGATGTAGGTGCGCCTGTGTCCGCGGATCTCGGCCTCGTCGCGCACGCCGCCCAGGCTCATGCGCACGAACTTGCGGTTGAGGCTGCGCGCGATCGACTTGCCCAGGCTCGTCTTGCCGACGCCGGGCGGGCCCACCAGGCAGAGGATGGGCGCCTTGTAGTCGGAGTCCTTCTTGTCCTTGGTGAGCTGCCTGACGGCGAGGAACTCGACGATGCGCTCCTTGGGCTCCTCGAGGGCGTAGTGGTCCTCGTCGAGCACCTGCTGGCTGTGCGCGACGTCGAGGCGCTCGTCGTCCATCTCGGACCAGGGGAGGTCGAGGATCGTGTCGAGGTAGGTGCGCACGACCGTGGCCTCGGGGGAGCCGGCCGCCATCTTCTCGAGGCGGTCGATCTCCTTCAGAGCGCGCTCCCTGGCGTGGTCGGGCATCTTCTTCTCCTCGACCCGCTTGCGCAGCTCCTCGGTCTCGGAGGCCTCGTCGTTGCCGAGCTCCTTCTGGATGGCCTTCATCTGCTCGCGCAGGAAGTACTCGCGCTGGTTCGAGTCCATCTGCTGCTTGACGCGAGCGCTGATCTGCTTCTCGGTCTCGAAGCGCTCGAGGTCGCGGGTGAGGAACCCGTAGACGAGCTCGAGGCGCTTGGCGACGTCGGCCTCCTCGAGGGCCGCCTGCTTGTCGGCGACCTCCCAGGTGGAGTACTTGGCGATGAGGTCGGCGAGCGGGCCCGGCTCCTTCATCCCCCTGAGGTTCTCGAGGTGGAAGGAGTCGAGCCTGAGGTTCTTGTTCTGCTGCGCGTACTCGCCGAAGGCGGACTTGACCTGCTCGACGAGCGCCTGGGTGCGCGGCGAGGCGGCCTCCGACGTCACCTCCGGCACCGTGGACACCTTCGCCCGCAGCGACGGTCCCGGCAGGTACTCCTCGATGCGGGCGCGCTCGCGCCCCTCGACGAGCACCTGCAGCGTGTCGTTGGGCAGCCTGATGACCTGCTTGATCACGGCCAGCGTGCCGACCGAGTAGAGGTCGTCGCCGGTGGGGTCGTCGACCCTGGCGTCGCGCTGGACGACCAGCACGACCCTGTTGTCGCCCGCCTGCGCCTCTTCCAGCGCCCGCTTCGACTTCGGCCTGCCGACGTCCACGTTCTCGAGCGTGCGCGGCAGCACGACCTGCGTGCGCAACGCGATGACGGGTAGCTCCCAATCCATGGCCCAAGTAGAACCCCGCCCGCGCCGCGCGCTCCGTAAGGTGGCTGACTACGCGCTCGGCCCGTAAGCCAGCTTACGAACGGCGGGTTCCCTCCTCAGGGGGCCGGCGCTCCCTCTCGGCTCGGGCGGCGCGCCGCTCGCGGCCGGGTCGAGCGGCTCGCGATGGGGTCGAGGCCTCAGAGCTCCAGCGGCACGCCCAGCTCCGGGCACCTGACGCGGCGCCCGGCCGCCCGCTGGGCGTCGGCGAAGCCGGCCATCGCCTCGGGCTCGCCGTGCACGAGGAGCAGCTCGGCGGTGGGGGAGGCGGCGACGAAGGCCTCGAGGTCGCCGCGGTCGGCGTGAGCGGAGAAGCCGCCGATCGTGTGGATGCTCGCCTTCACCGCGATCTCCTCCCCGAAGATCCTGACCACCTTGGCGCCGTCGACGAGCGCGCGTCCCAGCGTGCCGCGCGCCTGGTAGCCGACGATGACGATGCTGGCGGCCTCCCGCCACAGGTTGTGCTTGAGGTGGTGCAGGACGCGCCCGCCGGTCATCATCCCCGAGCCCGCCATGATCACGGCGCCGCCGTGGACGTCGTTGAGGCGCTTCGACTCCTCGGTCGTGACCGTGAAGATCAGCGAGGGCGGAGCGAACGGGTCGCCGCCGGACGCGAACACGGCCGCGACCTCCGGCTCGAGCTCGGCGATGCCGTCGCCGTAGACACGCGTCACCTGGGTCGCCATCGGCGAGTCGAGATAGACCGGTATGTCAGGGATGATGCCGAGGGCCTTCAGGCGGTAGAGCTCGTAGAGCACCTGCTGCGCGCGCTCGACGGCGAAGGTCGGGACGATCACGTTCCCGCCGGCCTCCAGGGCCCGGACTATCACGGACGCGAACTCCTCCCTCGTCGCCTCGAGCGAGCGGTGCGAGCGGTCGGCGTACGTCGTCTCCAGCACCACCGCGTCGGCGTCCCGCGGCGGCGAGGCCGAGACGTGGAGGGCGCTCTGCCCGTTGCCGAGGTCGCCGGAGAACACGACCCGTCTACCCTCCGCCTCGACCTCCAGGTAGGCGCTGCCCAGGATGTGGCCGGCGCGGCGGTAGGTGACGCGCACGCCCGGCAGCGGCTCGAACGGCTCGTCGTAGGCCGCCGGGCGGAAGCGGGCGATGGCCTCCTCGGCCTCCGCCGCCGTGAAGAGGGGCCCCGGCACCTCGTGGGCCCGGCCCGCCCGCGCGGCCCTGCGCAGCTCCCTCTCGTGGTCCTCGCGCGCCAGAGCGGCGGCGTCGCGCAGGATGATGGCCGCGATCTCGCGCGTGCCTGGCGTGGCGTGGAACTCGCCGCGGTAGCCGAGGCTGACGAGCCGCGGCAGGCGGCCGACGTGGTCGAGGTGCCCGTGCGTGACGAGCACCGCGCCCAGGCCGCCGGGGTCGAAGGGGAAGGGGCTCCTGTTCAGCGCCTCCAGCTCGGCGGGCCCCTGGAACTGCCCGCAGTCGACGACCAGCGTCCCGCCGCGGGTCTCGAGCAGGTGGCAGCTCCCCGTGACAGTGCGCGCCGCGCCGGCGCAGGTCAGCCTCACGCGGCCGCCCACGTGAGCCGGCCGGCCCCCAGGCTCGCCGCCACCCGCCCCGCCTCGCGCAGGTGGGAGAGGTAGGCCGACACGGTGCAGTGGTTCAGGTGGTAGCGGGGGAGGTCGTCCATGACCAGCCCCAGCTCGGTCCCCACGCGGGCCAGCACCTCCTCGGTGGTCGCGCCGTCGCAGGCGGC comes from the Trueperaceae bacterium genome and includes:
- a CDS encoding ABC transporter permease, which codes for MSDVPATPAVAVAPSVRGRSLATDAFRRFFKHPTGLVGLFIVGFFVAVSLLAPVLRPYDPSSDRDLRARLDPPSAEHWFGADELGRDLFTRVWHGGRISLRVGLLAVAFAAVTGTLLGLTAGYVGGWLDTFIVWLMDIVLAFPGVLLAIVIVATLGPNLTNALIAIAVTQVPIYTRIVRSVVLSVRETEYVQAAKALGTNPLGVVLKHVLPNSLSPLIVQLTLSIGTAILDVAALGFLGLGAQPPEPEWGLMIRDGFTQFVRAPWMSIFPGIAIFLSVVGFNLLGDAIRDVLDPRLRDA
- a CDS encoding type I phosphomannose isomerase catalytic subunit, translated to MTPPGDPVTPVLRRPLPLRPRFVRRVWGGGALPDLLGSGDPADEPGADPVGEAWLADGPSVVASGPLAGATVAELAAKHGADLLGTVPVARYGRRLSLLVKLLDASADLSVQVHPDDAYALEHEAASGHLGKTEAWYVLRSAPGAAVLRGFARDVTPDEVRAAAEDGTLTRLLRRVPVRKGDVVVNPAGTVHAVGAGLLLYEVQQSSDLTYRLFDYGRVDASGEPRELHLDHALAVADMAAAPPSLPRPPAASPGRWRRLVERPEFVLDAVLLRPGADAAGATSPASCQVLTAVSGTATLAAGGEVLRLATGGTALLPAALGSYELSGDGEVLRAAVA
- the lon gene encoding endopeptidase La, whose translation is MDWELPVIALRTQVVLPRTLENVDVGRPKSKRALEEAQAGDNRVVLVVQRDARVDDPTGDDLYSVGTLAVIKQVIRLPNDTLQVLVEGRERARIEEYLPGPSLRAKVSTVPEVTSEAASPRTQALVEQVKSAFGEYAQQNKNLRLDSFHLENLRGMKEPGPLADLIAKYSTWEVADKQAALEEADVAKRLELVYGFLTRDLERFETEKQISARVKQQMDSNQREYFLREQMKAIQKELGNDEASETEELRKRVEEKKMPDHARERALKEIDRLEKMAAGSPEATVVRTYLDTILDLPWSEMDDERLDVAHSQQVLDEDHYALEEPKERIVEFLAVRQLTKDKKDSDYKAPILCLVGPPGVGKTSLGKSIARSLNRKFVRMSLGGVRDEAEIRGHRRTYIGSLPGRIIQGMKTAGTINPVFLLDEVDKMTADFRGDPSSALLEVLDPEQNNNFVDHYLEIPYDLSKVMFITTANTLATIPRPLLDRMEVIQIPGYTLPEKLEIAKRYRVPRQLKDHGLEERLEFTDDAIERIVTEYTREAGVRNLDRLIAKAARKMAKAYLSEPWEDKVVIDRVKVRELLGVPPFRDEKAEKEPQVGLSHGLAWTSVGGVTLDIEAVVMPGKGNVTLTGQLGDVMKESAQAGIAYLRRNADEFGIPSDFHEKHDLHVHVLEGATPKDGPSAGIAMATAVVSAITGRKVRGDVAMTGEITLRGRVLPIGGVKEKLLAAHQAGIKTVILPKENEANLEEVPEAILADLEVITVSGFREVLDVMLVEEEGQPPAFVPPVADERPGTGAVPGA
- a CDS encoding MBL fold metallo-hydrolase — protein: MRLTCAGAARTVTGSCHLLETRGGTLVVDCGQFQGPAELEALNRSPFPFDPGGLGAVLVTHGHLDHVGRLPRLVSLGYRGEFHATPGTREIAAIILRDAAALAREDHERELRRAARAGRAHEVPGPLFTAAEAEEAIARFRPAAYDEPFEPLPGVRVTYRRAGHILGSAYLEVEAEGRRVVFSGDLGNGQSALHVSASPPRDADAVVLETTYADRSHRSLEATREEFASVIVRALEAGGNVIVPTFAVERAQQVLYELYRLKALGIIPDIPVYLDSPMATQVTRVYGDGIAELEPEVAAVFASGGDPFAPPSLIFTVTTEESKRLNDVHGGAVIMAGSGMMTGGRVLHHLKHNLWREAASIVIVGYQARGTLGRALVDGAKVVRIFGEEIAVKASIHTIGGFSAHADRGDLEAFVAASPTAELLLVHGEPEAMAGFADAQRAAGRRVRCPELGVPLEL
- a CDS encoding ABC transporter substrate-binding protein, which gives rise to MKKLVTALLALAFLGLASAQTLVYGTSGFPSSLDAVDSQDGNSLVVSSQITERLVDFEPGGTDLVPGLATEWSANEDATVWNFVLREGVTFHDGTPFDAEAVKFNIDRWNDPNHPYSGRDQGKTFVPWGWVFGGPIGEGNLIQEVSVVNDHEVQITLTKPAPFLPALFAAIYFQFSSPTAIMENGVAYGTPSVGAVGTGPFKFVEWVEGERIVLERNDDYWGGPAQVEQVVFRGIPEPTARLAELQAGTIDIAVLLSADDLATIENDPNLKAVIPETELNVGYIAMHQATEPLDNPLVRQAIAHAIDRDAIIEAFYGGLGVPAQGFIPSTMFGQPEPWPYDYDPERARELLAEAGYPDGFSVDFWYMPVSRPYYPAPQPIAETIASYLAEVGIEANLQTEDWTTYLADYQTGKFPMYMLGWNADYADPDNFLMTFFGPTAPNDLGWDDAEVRDMLQQARQVADPDVRAALYSEVGNAVAEAVPSIPFAHNRTLNAVRANIDGWIASPLGYSSVSLHSVSKAE
- a CDS encoding ABC transporter permease is translated as MTAYLLRRVLGLVPVLIGVTLLIFFLTRVIPGDPATAMLGQRAAPNLVQRLRTDLGLDRPLFVNLQKAQETGDWRDFFDSQYFSFMAGLLRFDLGRSIYTLIPITESLRHRFAATFELTLAAMVFAVAIGVPAGVFAATRRGTLADTAMMLLALSGVSFPVFWLAIIMIYVFSVTLGWLPPSGRLSVGLSLEPVTGIYVIDALLRGQGRAALDAARHLVMPALALGSIPLAIVVRMTRSAMLDVLGQDYVRTARSKGLSERRVVRVHALRNALLPVVTVIGLSFGSLLSGALLTETVFSWPGIGRWVYDAIAARDYPVIQGGVLFVAVMFAIVNLLVDMTYALIDPRIQYA